In Bradyrhizobium sp. 200, the sequence TGGATGGGGGTTGACTAAACACTCTCCGTCGTCCTCGCGTTCGCGGGACGACGGCAGGATAAACTCAGCAAGCAATCGTCTTAACTACCTGGAGATTGAAGAATTCGGTCGTGATTTCAGCTTCAGATTAATGCAATTTAATAGACTTGCTCATAGGGTCGCCGCGATGGATTTTGGCGCGAGGCACCGTGGCTATATTCGGACGCAGGAAGCCGCAAAGCTTTACCGAGTTCAAGGAGACCATGCGTCCGACGCCGGACGCAGATGGTGTGACGCGCGTTTTCCCTAGGGAACTCTGGGACGATCCAAAGATCGGAAAATTCCTGCAGGAAGTTGGCTTTGCCCCGGATGATGCGCGCAACATCCTCCCGACAGCAGACGATTACATCGCGCTTTTCGCCGAAGCCAGGAAGCGGCTGGATGAGCGCACCGAAGCCTTCAACCGTGAAATGACGATGCGCCATGGCTATTGCCGTGCCCTGCCTTTTCTGGTCATCGACCATACGATCTGGGACGGCGAACATGGGGCGTTTCTGTATGCCCAGTTGAAGCTCATCGGGTTCGATGACTGGAACGTACTTATGCTGGCAGCGGATGTCCGTACCAAGGAGGCCTGTGACCTCGCAGGCCATCCCGGCACGATACCGGCGGTTACGCAGGTCATGACCGAGCGCGTGGTGCAATGGAGGCGGCGCTATGAAGTCGCGCTGGAAGCATTCGGGGTTACAGCGACGGGCGGCCAAGGAATCACCCAAGGCATGACCCGGGAGCAATTCGACGCTGAGCAGGACGATTTGCGCAGGGAGATCGTGGACAATGTCGGCTGGATGAAGCCACGGATCATCAGCGAGCTGCTCCGCATTCAGGGCTAAGAGAAACTTACGCCGCCAGCGGCACGGTCCAGGCGTCGTAGCCATAGACCCAGTCGGTATCGGTCTTGCCGCTGAGCCAGGTATTGGCGCGCGAGGTCTGCTGGATACGCTCCGTCCGCTCCTTGCGCGTCGCCTCAAACCGGCGAAAAGCATTTGCAACGCCTTCCCGCTCCACGCCGTCGAGACAGCGCGACAACACCGCCGCGTCCTCGATCGCCATGGCTGCGCCCTGCGCCATGTAGGGTGTCATTGGATGGCAGGCGTCGCCGAGCAGCGTGACGTTGCGATCCGTCCATCGCTCCAGCGAGCTGCGGTCGACGATCGCCCATTTATGGACATCGGGGCATGCGGCCAGCACCTGCTCGACCTGACGGTCGAAGCCGGCGAACGCCTTGCGCAACTCCCTGACGTCGCCCTTCGCAGACCACGACTCGATGCGGAAATCCGGTTCCGGCTGGCTGGTGACGAGATAGATCTCGCTGCGATCCGGCTTGACGTAATAGATAACGATGTGGCGGTCCTCGCCCCACCATTTGGTGCAATCGTCGATCTTTTCACCGCCGAGCAACGCGGCGGGATAAGTGGTGCGGTAGGCGATCCGTCCGGTGAAGCTCACCGGCGAGACGCCGAACAGGATGTCTCGCACGACCGAGTGAATGCCATCGGCGCCGATCACGGCGTCAGCGATTGCAACTGCGCCGTTGGCAAAAGCGAGCCGGACGCCGTCGCCGGTTTCCTCCAGCCCGACCAGTTCGTGATTGAGCTTGACGTACTCATCGGGAACGGCGCTGGCGAGCGCCGCATGAAGATCGCCGCGGTGCGCCAGCAGATAGGGCGCGCCAAACTTCTGTTCGGCGCTTTCGCCGAAGATCATGTCGAACTTGACTTCGCCGGTGCGCCAGTCGCGGTTGTTCCAGGAGCGCGGATAGAACGATTGCGCTCGCAGCCTCGCCTCCAGCCCTAGGCCGCGCAGCACCTTCATGGCGTTGCAGCCGATCTGGATACCGGCGCCCAGCCGCGCGAATTGCGTGGCCTGTTCGTAGACGGTGACATCGATGCCGACCCGCCGCAGCGCCGCGGCGGTCGCGAGCCCACCCATGCCAGCACCGATGATCGCAATCGATAGCGGTCTTGCCATTCCCGTCCCTGCCCGAGCCGTTTCTGTTGACGGCTTCTTTTGTCGCGCGTCAGGCCGGCCGAAATCCCGCCTGTTCGAGTGCCGCGCGTCCCTCTTGCGATGCCAGCGCATCGAGGAAGGCCTGCACGGCCGGCCGTTGCTTGCGCGCCGTCACCAGCGCAAAATCATAATGCTCTTCGGCGAAGGGAATGAAACCCAGGTTTGACGCATGCGCGACCGGCGCAATGGTCATGCCCCAGTCGGCACGGTGCTGTGCGACCGCAGCCGCCACTGCATTGTGCGAGCGCGGCTGATTCCAGTAGCCGTCCGGGCGCGCGCCGCCGAGCAGCCGGTCGATCAGGATGCGCGTACCCGCCCCCTGGTTGCGATTGACCATGATGCAGGCCGGATCGGCGAGCGCGGCGTATACAGCGTCTTCGGCATTCAGACCTTCGAAGCGCCGATCGCCCTTGCGGAAGACGATGCCCTGCATGCGACGCCATCCCGACACCAGTTCGAGCCCGTCGCTGAGATAGGGCGTGTTGTAGGTCTCGGTCTTCTCGTCGAACAAATGGATCGGCGCAAAATCGCACTCGCCGCGCTTGGCGGCCGAGAGCCCGCCGAGGCTGCCGACGGCGATCGAGCGCACGACAAGTCCCGCATGTGCGAGCGGCGCAGTGACGAGATCGAGCCCGGTGCAATGGCTGCCGACGATGACAAGATCCGGCACCCGCACATGCGGCGTGAACAGCGTCACCTGGGCTTGCGCGCCGGCCGGCATCTGATCGGCCAGCGCATCGATGCGCAGAAAGCCGTCGGCCTGCGCAAAGGAGGTGATGGCGCCGGAGCCCTTGCCGGTGGGGTACGCGATCAGCCCGTCCGCCCCTTCGACCAGCGACACCATGACGAATTCGGTGCGGCCGAGTTCGGAGGCGATCCGCACCGGCACCCGCGCATCGACCTTGGTATCCGAACGTGGCGGCAGGCCCGCCATCCGCCGCAGCACCGGCACGATCATGTCGTGGAAGGTGAACATCGCCGAGGTCGGAAATCCCGGCAGGATGATCACGGGCTTGCCGTCGCACACCGCAAGGCACAGCGGCTTGCCGGGCTTCAGCGCCACGCCATGCGCGATGATGCCGGGCTTGCCGAGCCGGCCGATGATGCGGTGCGAGACGTCGCCCGTGCCCTTGGACGTGCCACCCGACAGCACCAGCATGTCGCTGGTCGCGAGCGCCTCGCGCATCGCGGTTTCGAGTTGCGCTTCGTCGTCCGGGATCGCGCCAAAAAAATGGACCTCGCCCCCATTCTCCGAGATCGCCGCCGTGACGATCGCGCCGTTGGTATCGTAGATCGCAGCCGGCCGCAGCGGCTGGCCGGGCTGCACAAGTTCGTCGCCGGTGGAGATGACGGCGACGCGCGGCCGCCGCGCGACGTTTACATGCGCGATTCCGCAAGCCGCCAACATGCCGATCTCGCGCGAGCCGATGATGGTGCCGGCACGCAGCAGCGCCTCGCCGCGCGCGATATCTGAACCAGCATAGGACACGAATTGTCCGGGAGAAGCGGCGCGGCGGATTTCGATCGCGCGAGGGCCTGCCGGCTGCGTATGCTCGACC encodes:
- a CDS encoding FAD-dependent monooxygenase; translation: MARPLSIAIIGAGMGGLATAAALRRVGIDVTVYEQATQFARLGAGIQIGCNAMKVLRGLGLEARLRAQSFYPRSWNNRDWRTGEVKFDMIFGESAEQKFGAPYLLAHRGDLHAALASAVPDEYVKLNHELVGLEETGDGVRLAFANGAVAIADAVIGADGIHSVVRDILFGVSPVSFTGRIAYRTTYPAALLGGEKIDDCTKWWGEDRHIVIYYVKPDRSEIYLVTSQPEPDFRIESWSAKGDVRELRKAFAGFDRQVEQVLAACPDVHKWAIVDRSSLERWTDRNVTLLGDACHPMTPYMAQGAAMAIEDAAVLSRCLDGVEREGVANAFRRFEATRKERTERIQQTSRANTWLSGKTDTDWVYGYDAWTVPLAA
- a CDS encoding molybdopterin biosynthesis protein, whose amino-acid sequence is MTNTPSAKDRDNNEQEQFLTILSREDALARFEAALFPCVVPREQRPLVGALGCALAEDVVAPIDVPPFDRSNVDGFAVRSADLASAGEAAPVRVMLNDEVIACGIAPTRPVLSGTATSIATGGPVPRGADAVVMVEHTQPAGPRAIEIRRAASPGQFVSYAGSDIARGEALLRAGTIIGSREIGMLAACGIAHVNVARRPRVAVISTGDELVQPGQPLRPAAIYDTNGAIVTAAISENGGEVHFFGAIPDDEAQLETAMREALATSDMLVLSGGTSKGTGDVSHRIIGRLGKPGIIAHGVALKPGKPLCLAVCDGKPVIILPGFPTSAMFTFHDMIVPVLRRMAGLPPRSDTKVDARVPVRIASELGRTEFVMVSLVEGADGLIAYPTGKGSGAITSFAQADGFLRIDALADQMPAGAQAQVTLFTPHVRVPDLVIVGSHCTGLDLVTAPLAHAGLVVRSIAVGSLGGLSAAKRGECDFAPIHLFDEKTETYNTPYLSDGLELVSGWRRMQGIVFRKGDRRFEGLNAEDAVYAALADPACIMVNRNQGAGTRILIDRLLGGARPDGYWNQPRSHNAVAAAVAQHRADWGMTIAPVAHASNLGFIPFAEEHYDFALVTARKQRPAVQAFLDALASQEGRAALEQAGFRPA